In the Ramlibacter tataouinensis TTB310 genome, one interval contains:
- a CDS encoding DUF4435 domain-containing protein, protein MANEVSNVDGPGDLLQEMRDSRERPTVLKIKLATLRAQLPDVLVLAFEGIDDKVIYYHWLKQVAPFLTYEFIVCKGKGKLLEFRELLKRDRAELYKSVYFFVDRDFDGLRGHPDGPDVYITDAYSVENYLVCKEVLAGVLAVEIDCHGQPACRQAVLEKFDEVYDAFLVVTREVNKRIFLARRIGISRKEPWPEKLNSLAKVQLVTVESSGVAPEALVVLDREPTGDEITLLQSEFDALDPRQRYRGKFAYMFLKRWLQLLAADRNSEASVFFAGLDKEGEVAQGHVPLDSLAAKSSAPPSLKHFIDTITGGLKVPPLGVQGGQAA, encoded by the coding sequence ATGGCGAACGAAGTTAGCAATGTGGACGGTCCCGGTGATCTGCTGCAAGAAATGCGTGACTCTAGAGAGCGGCCCACAGTTCTCAAGATCAAGCTCGCTACCCTGCGGGCGCAGTTACCGGACGTCTTGGTACTCGCTTTTGAGGGTATCGATGACAAAGTCATCTATTACCATTGGCTCAAGCAAGTTGCGCCCTTTCTGACGTATGAATTCATAGTCTGCAAAGGCAAGGGAAAACTCTTGGAATTCCGCGAGCTGTTGAAGCGGGATCGAGCCGAGTTGTACAAGAGCGTCTATTTTTTCGTGGATCGGGACTTCGACGGGCTGCGCGGGCACCCGGATGGACCTGATGTATACATTACGGACGCTTATTCAGTTGAGAACTACCTCGTCTGTAAGGAGGTCTTGGCAGGAGTACTCGCAGTCGAGATCGATTGCCATGGTCAGCCCGCCTGTCGTCAGGCCGTACTTGAGAAGTTCGACGAGGTTTACGACGCTTTCTTGGTTGTCACTCGCGAAGTGAACAAGAGGATTTTCCTTGCTAGACGCATAGGCATCTCACGCAAGGAGCCATGGCCTGAAAAGCTGAACAGTCTTGCTAAGGTTCAGCTAGTGACAGTTGAGAGCAGCGGCGTTGCGCCAGAGGCACTCGTTGTGTTAGACCGCGAACCGACAGGTGACGAGATCACCTTATTGCAGAGCGAGTTTGACGCCCTTGATCCCCGGCAACGGTACAGAGGAAAGTTCGCTTACATGTTCCTTAAGAGATGGTTGCAGTTGCTGGCAGCAGACCGCAACTCAGAGGCATCAGTGTTCTTCGCCGGGTTAGACAAGGAGGGAGAGGTGGCGCAGGGCCACGTTCCGCTCGACTCATTGGCTGCAAAGTCTTCAGCGCCGCCTTCCTTGAAGCATTTCATCGACACGATCACAGGAGGCTTGAAGGTTCCGCCACTCGGAGTTCAGGGGGGCCAAGCTGCATGA
- the rapZ gene encoding RNase adapter RapZ: MSKTPASPLELVLITGMSGSGKSVALRALEDVGYYCVDNLPPELLLDFVALERQVAAKQVAIAMDVRSAISLPLVPAQLRSLREQGVAVRSLFLDSTTETLVRRFSETRRRHPLSGRREAAKGVPPTDERHALVDAIELERELLADLREEAHVIDSSVIRPAQLQAHLKSLLSAPTSQLTLVFESFAFKRGIPVDADYVFDVRMLPNPHYEPELRELTGRDAPVIAYLEARADVARMRNHIQSFLDQWLEPLARDHRSYVTVAIGCTGGQHRSVYLVEQLAAAFGSRWTTLRRHRELERG; the protein is encoded by the coding sequence ATGAGCAAGACGCCCGCGAGCCCCCTCGAGCTGGTGCTGATCACCGGCATGTCCGGCTCGGGCAAGTCGGTCGCGCTGCGGGCCCTGGAGGACGTGGGCTACTACTGCGTGGACAACCTGCCGCCCGAGCTGCTGCTGGACTTCGTGGCGCTGGAACGGCAGGTCGCCGCCAAGCAGGTGGCCATCGCCATGGACGTGCGCAGCGCCATCTCGCTGCCCCTGGTGCCGGCGCAGCTGCGCAGCCTGCGCGAGCAGGGCGTGGCCGTGCGGTCGCTGTTCCTGGATTCCACCACCGAGACCCTGGTGCGGCGGTTCTCCGAGACGCGGCGGCGCCATCCCCTGTCGGGCCGCAGGGAAGCGGCCAAGGGCGTGCCCCCCACCGACGAGAGGCATGCGCTGGTGGACGCGATCGAGCTCGAGCGCGAGCTGCTGGCCGATCTGCGCGAAGAGGCGCACGTGATCGACAGCAGCGTGATCCGGCCGGCCCAGCTGCAGGCGCACCTCAAGTCGCTGCTGTCGGCCCCCACCAGCCAGCTGACCCTGGTGTTCGAGTCCTTCGCCTTCAAGCGCGGGATCCCGGTCGACGCGGACTACGTGTTCGACGTGCGCATGCTGCCCAACCCGCACTACGAGCCGGAGCTGCGCGAGCTCACCGGCCGCGACGCGCCCGTGATCGCCTATCTCGAAGCGCGGGCCGACGTGGCCCGGATGCGAAACCACATCCAATCCTTCCTGGACCAGTGGCTGGAGCCGCTGGCGCGCGACCACCGCAGCTATGTGACGGTGGCGATAGGCTGCACCGGCGGGCAGCACCGTTCGGTGTACCTGGTGGAGCAGCTGGCCGCGGCTTTCGGCAGCCGCTGGACCACGCTGCGGCGGCACCGCGAACTCGAGCGCGGTTGA
- a CDS encoding AAA family ATPase: MNEDASRVSEAGGRNSLVQHFSIQGLFGYRSVSLDSEYAATILIAPNGAGKTTMLGALDAFLRCQFGRLAELDFKRIECRIRGVERPLVLEKADLDEYLRTVGENTEILRVAKVHDLDPADLLFFVLWDFPVLRNRMDFHQQPVFQKIYHHTSYTYDSALSLFRKLSELTNVAFSPIEQLRKEISSAMSDIEVVYLPTYRRIELSLPETDDPRSARRPTSVQAKLGLSRRGLHAGDIQFGLSDISARLRQLNQEIMFESNQKYAEISANIIDDLISGSFEEQVPSLEERPSREDLNVFFERMKSARGMVYGPYPINIPDLDRIYSGNVPPNSVKFLTYFLGKLNNVIQKTRETERVVESFVESCNRYLSAQDPSAGVPEAGGHSDDKVLKLDRASLDVSVRRRRGKNEIPLDALSSGEKQMISLFSRLYLYPKEKLVLIDEPELSLSIDWQRKILPDIVNATLCRQVVAITHSPFIFDNDLDAFARPLHLTISDQVASTEDPA, encoded by the coding sequence ATGAACGAGGACGCAAGCCGCGTCAGCGAAGCTGGTGGGCGAAATTCACTAGTGCAGCACTTTTCAATTCAGGGGCTGTTTGGCTATCGCTCGGTGAGTTTGGATTCCGAGTACGCGGCGACGATCCTCATAGCTCCAAACGGCGCGGGCAAGACCACCATGCTCGGAGCACTCGATGCCTTTCTACGGTGCCAATTCGGGCGGTTGGCGGAACTGGACTTCAAAAGGATCGAGTGCAGGATCAGAGGGGTTGAGCGGCCCTTAGTTCTGGAGAAAGCGGATCTCGACGAGTACCTACGGACAGTGGGGGAGAACACGGAGATTCTTCGAGTCGCCAAGGTCCACGATTTGGACCCAGCGGACCTCTTGTTCTTCGTTCTTTGGGACTTCCCAGTTCTTCGGAACCGGATGGACTTCCATCAGCAGCCGGTTTTCCAGAAGATCTATCACCACACCTCATACACGTACGACTCTGCCCTTTCGCTGTTTCGGAAGCTCTCTGAGCTGACTAACGTCGCGTTCTCCCCCATCGAACAGTTGCGAAAGGAAATCTCGTCCGCGATGTCGGATATTGAAGTGGTCTATCTACCCACATACCGGCGAATTGAACTTTCGCTGCCGGAGACAGACGATCCTCGATCAGCAAGGCGGCCCACCAGCGTTCAGGCGAAGCTCGGACTTTCTCGCCGGGGCTTACATGCTGGGGACATCCAATTTGGTCTTTCGGACATCTCAGCAAGGCTCAGACAGCTGAATCAAGAGATCATGTTCGAGTCGAACCAGAAATACGCTGAGATTAGCGCCAACATCATCGACGATCTGATTAGCGGCTCCTTTGAGGAGCAAGTGCCGAGTCTTGAAGAGCGTCCAAGCCGTGAAGATCTCAACGTGTTCTTCGAGCGAATGAAGTCGGCAAGAGGGATGGTCTACGGACCGTACCCGATCAACATACCCGACCTCGACCGCATTTACAGCGGCAACGTTCCTCCGAACTCAGTCAAGTTCTTGACGTACTTCTTGGGGAAATTGAACAACGTTATCCAAAAAACTCGTGAAACCGAGAGAGTGGTTGAGAGTTTCGTTGAAAGCTGCAATCGATACCTCTCTGCACAAGACCCAAGTGCAGGGGTGCCTGAGGCGGGAGGACATAGCGACGACAAGGTTCTGAAGCTGGATCGTGCCAGCCTCGATGTCTCGGTGCGCCGCCGCCGTGGCAAGAACGAGATCCCGCTGGACGCTCTCTCCTCAGGAGAGAAGCAAATGATCTCGCTCTTCTCAAGACTCTACCTTTATCCGAAGGAGAAGCTAGTCCTGATCGATGAACCAGAGCTTTCTCTGTCGATTGACTGGCAGAGGAAGATCTTGCCCGATATCGTTAATGCAACACTATGCAGGCAGGTCGTTGCCATAACGCACTCGCCATTCATCTTCGATAACGACCTTGATGCTTTCGCGAGACCGCTGCACTTGACGATTTCTGATCAGGTTGCGAGCACTGAGGACCCAGCGTAA
- the recN gene encoding DNA repair protein RecN, whose protein sequence is MSLKRMALRDFVIVRELELDLSGGFSVLTGETGAGKSILVDALQLALGARADAGVVREGAARADISAEFDLPAQLRPWLEEAGFEHEDSLLLRRNIDAQGKSRAWINGAPATAGQLRELGEQLVDIHGQHAWQSLTRSEAVRGLLDAYAGVNVQPLQQLWQRWRAAQKALADARAAQDSLQRERERLAWQIGEVDKLAPGADEWDELNASHTRLAHAQSLLDAAQQALDALEGDEGGAAAQLAKAHATLQDQEHLEPEYRALAEVLASSLAQAEDAAHSLHAYLRKTELDPQRLAELDERMSLWLSLARRYKRTPAELPALLASWREELAQLDAAADLAALEAAEKKESDAYMAAARSLSKARAKAAPQLAQAITQAMQGLGMQGGRFEVALEKTEQPTQAGLEDVGFLVAGHAGSSPRPVGKVASGGELSRIALAIAVTTSQLGSAQTLIFDEVDAGVGGAVAETVGRLMKQLGRDRQVLAVTHLPQVAACADHHLVVAKQADAGGTWSTVSPVQGEQRVGEIARMLGGERLSGTTLAHAKEMLGQGARPGARARS, encoded by the coding sequence ATGAGCCTGAAGAGGATGGCGCTGCGCGACTTCGTGATCGTGCGCGAGCTGGAACTGGACCTGTCGGGCGGCTTTTCCGTCCTCACGGGCGAGACCGGCGCGGGCAAGTCCATCCTGGTCGACGCGCTCCAGCTGGCGCTGGGCGCCCGGGCCGATGCCGGCGTGGTGCGCGAAGGCGCGGCGCGCGCCGACATCAGCGCCGAATTCGACCTGCCGGCCCAGCTGCGGCCCTGGCTGGAGGAGGCCGGCTTCGAGCACGAGGACAGCCTGCTGCTGCGCCGGAACATCGACGCGCAGGGCAAGAGCCGGGCCTGGATCAACGGCGCGCCAGCCACGGCCGGCCAATTGCGCGAGCTGGGCGAGCAGCTGGTGGACATCCACGGCCAGCACGCCTGGCAGAGCCTGACGCGGTCCGAGGCCGTGCGGGGCCTGCTCGACGCGTACGCCGGCGTCAACGTCCAGCCCCTGCAGCAGCTGTGGCAGCGCTGGCGCGCGGCCCAGAAGGCGCTGGCCGACGCGCGCGCCGCACAGGATTCGCTGCAGCGCGAGCGCGAGCGCCTGGCCTGGCAGATCGGCGAGGTCGACAAGCTGGCCCCCGGCGCCGACGAATGGGACGAGCTGAACGCCAGCCACACCCGGCTGGCCCATGCCCAGAGCCTGCTCGACGCCGCCCAGCAGGCGCTGGACGCGCTGGAAGGCGACGAAGGCGGCGCCGCGGCCCAGCTTGCCAAGGCGCATGCCACGCTGCAGGACCAGGAGCACCTGGAGCCCGAGTACCGGGCCCTGGCCGAGGTCCTGGCGTCCAGCCTGGCCCAGGCCGAGGATGCTGCCCATTCGCTGCACGCCTACCTGCGCAAGACCGAGCTGGACCCGCAGCGGCTGGCCGAGCTGGACGAGCGCATGTCGCTGTGGCTGTCGCTGGCGCGCCGCTACAAGCGGACACCGGCCGAGCTGCCGGCCCTGCTGGCGTCCTGGCGGGAGGAGTTGGCGCAGCTCGATGCCGCGGCCGACCTGGCCGCGCTGGAAGCGGCCGAGAAGAAGGAATCCGATGCCTACATGGCGGCCGCGCGCAGCCTGTCCAAGGCGCGGGCCAAGGCCGCGCCCCAGCTGGCGCAGGCCATCACCCAGGCGATGCAGGGGCTGGGCATGCAGGGCGGCCGCTTCGAGGTGGCCCTGGAAAAGACCGAGCAGCCCACCCAGGCCGGCCTGGAGGACGTGGGCTTCCTGGTAGCCGGCCATGCCGGCAGCTCGCCGCGGCCGGTGGGCAAGGTGGCCTCGGGCGGCGAGCTGTCGCGCATCGCCCTGGCCATCGCCGTCACCACCAGCCAGCTGGGCAGCGCCCAGACCCTGATCTTCGACGAGGTGGACGCCGGCGTGGGCGGCGCCGTGGCCGAAACCGTGGGCCGCCTGATGAAGCAGCTGGGCCGCGACCGGCAGGTGCTGGCCGTGACCCACCTGCCCCAGGTGGCGGCCTGCGCCGACCACCACCTGGTGGTGGCCAAGCAGGCCGACGCGGGCGGCACCTGGAGCACCGTCTCGCCGGTGCAGGGCGAGCAGCGGGTGGGCGAGATCGCCCGCATGCTGGGCGGCGAGCGCCTGTCCGGCACCACGCTGGCCCATGCCAAGGAAATGCTGGGCCAGGGCGCCCGGCCCGGCGCGCGGGCCCGCTCATGA
- a CDS encoding LuxR C-terminal-related transcriptional regulator, with the protein MNPWDQLIGPVRVAAPEARGRVHRERRHRTPWGVTPGQAEILELVTELGSNRAAAQRLGRSVRTIEEQLYRARQRMGARSTLEAVLMWDRQRRQAQDTARRES; encoded by the coding sequence ATGAACCCCTGGGACCAGCTGATCGGCCCGGTACGGGTGGCGGCGCCCGAGGCGCGCGGCCGGGTGCACCGGGAGCGTCGGCACCGCACCCCGTGGGGTGTGACACCCGGGCAGGCGGAGATCCTGGAACTGGTCACCGAGCTGGGCAGCAATCGTGCCGCCGCGCAGCGGCTGGGCCGGTCCGTCCGCACCATCGAGGAGCAGCTGTACCGCGCGCGGCAGCGCATGGGCGCACGCTCGACCCTGGAGGCGGTGCTGATGTGGGACCGCCAGCGCCGGCAGGCCCAGGACACCGCCCGCCGTGAATCCTAG
- the hrcA gene encoding heat-inducible transcriptional repressor HrcA, whose translation MLDDRAKLLLKALVERYIADGQPVGSRTLSRASGLELSPATIRNVMSDLEDLGLIASPHTSAGRVPTARGYRLFVDTMLTVQRERLPAASLAPDQPQRVITNAAHLLSNLSQFVGVVMAPRRNSVFRHIEFLRLSDRRYLVIIVSPDGDVQNRVVFTEGDYTQQQLVEAANLLNAHYAGLTIEQVRERLKGEVDKLRGEIGQLMKTAVDASTDAMSQADEVVISGERNLLAVSDFSSDMSQLRRAFELFEKKTQLMRLLDISSQAEGVRIFIGGESQVVPFEELSIVSAPYEVDGQVVGTLGVIGPTRMPYDRMIQIVDITAKLVSNALSHNK comes from the coding sequence ATGCTCGATGACCGTGCCAAGTTGTTGTTGAAAGCCCTGGTCGAGCGCTACATCGCCGACGGCCAGCCCGTGGGCTCGCGCACCCTCTCGCGCGCCTCCGGCCTGGAGCTGTCGCCGGCCACCATCCGCAACGTGATGTCGGACCTGGAGGACCTGGGGCTGATCGCCAGCCCGCACACCTCGGCCGGCCGCGTACCCACCGCGCGCGGCTACCGCCTGTTCGTGGACACCATGCTGACGGTGCAGCGCGAGCGGCTGCCCGCCGCCAGCCTGGCGCCCGACCAGCCGCAGCGCGTGATCACCAACGCGGCGCACCTGCTGTCCAACCTGTCGCAGTTCGTCGGCGTGGTGATGGCGCCGCGGCGCAACTCGGTGTTCCGCCACATCGAGTTCCTTCGGCTGTCGGACCGCCGCTACCTGGTCATCATCGTCTCGCCCGACGGCGACGTGCAGAACCGGGTGGTGTTCACCGAGGGCGACTACACGCAGCAGCAGCTGGTGGAGGCCGCCAACCTGCTCAACGCCCACTACGCGGGCCTGACCATCGAGCAGGTGCGCGAGCGCCTCAAGGGCGAGGTGGACAAGCTGCGCGGCGAGATCGGCCAGCTGATGAAGACGGCGGTGGACGCCAGCACCGACGCCATGAGCCAGGCCGACGAGGTGGTGATCTCCGGCGAGCGCAACCTGCTGGCGGTGAGCGATTTCTCCAGCGACATGAGCCAGTTGCGCCGGGCGTTCGAGCTGTTCGAGAAGAAGACGCAGCTGATGCGGCTGCTGGACATCTCCAGCCAGGCCGAGGGCGTGCGCATCTTCATCGGCGGCGAGAGCCAGGTCGTGCCGTTCGAGGAACTCTCGATCGTCAGCGCCCCGTACGAGGTGGACGGCCAGGTCGTGGGCACCCTGGGCGTGATCGGCCCCACCCGCATGCCCTACGACCGCATGATCCAGATCGTGGACATCACCGCCAAGCTGGTGAGCAACGCGCTCAGCCACAACAAGTAG
- a CDS encoding helix-turn-helix domain-containing protein: MNAPNGKIIGRRLREARRAARLTQDEVARRLPVRRQAVSAWERGVSLPKLAWLYELLLLYDVSADTILIGLKVEDVPAVLQEVLRRRQGRPGPTSELSARPPG; this comes from the coding sequence ATGAACGCCCCTAACGGGAAGATCATTGGGAGGCGACTGCGGGAAGCCAGGCGGGCAGCCCGGCTCACGCAAGATGAGGTGGCCCGGCGGCTGCCCGTGCGCAGGCAAGCCGTTTCAGCGTGGGAACGAGGCGTCAGTCTGCCCAAGCTGGCTTGGCTGTATGAGCTGCTTCTGCTCTACGACGTCTCGGCCGACACGATCCTGATCGGACTCAAAGTGGAAGACGTGCCGGCTGTGCTGCAAGAGGTGCTGCGGCGGCGGCAAGGGCGCCCAGGGCCCACCTCCGAGCTTTCCGCACGCCCACCAGGGTGA
- a CDS encoding NAD kinase, giving the protein MGSQFRHVALFGKYHAAVTASAAESTRAALEDIARFLATQGCKVVLEKETAAHAGVQGFDSLDMEAIGRECDLGLVVGGDGTMLGVGRRMARHNVPLIGINQGRLGFITDVPLDGFRATLEPMLRGEHEEDRRSLMHARVMRDGHCVFDALAMNDVVVNRGATSGMVELRVEVDGHFVANQRADGLIVASPTGSTAYALSAGGPLLHPANPGWVLVPIAPHTLSNRPIVLADAAEIAIELVSGRGASANFDMQSLASLMHGDRITVRRSQHQVRFLHPRGWTYFDTLRKKLHWNEGGS; this is encoded by the coding sequence ATGGGTTCCCAGTTCCGCCATGTTGCGCTGTTTGGCAAGTACCACGCCGCCGTGACAGCCAGCGCGGCGGAATCGACGCGCGCTGCCCTGGAGGATATTGCCCGCTTCCTCGCCACGCAAGGCTGCAAGGTGGTGCTGGAGAAAGAAACCGCCGCCCATGCCGGCGTCCAGGGCTTCGACAGCCTGGACATGGAGGCCATCGGCCGCGAGTGCGACCTGGGGCTGGTGGTCGGCGGCGACGGCACCATGCTGGGCGTGGGCCGCCGGATGGCCCGCCACAACGTCCCCCTGATCGGCATCAACCAGGGCCGCCTGGGCTTCATCACCGACGTCCCCCTGGACGGCTTTCGCGCCACCCTGGAGCCCATGCTGCGCGGCGAGCACGAGGAGGACCGGCGCAGCCTGATGCACGCGCGCGTGATGCGCGACGGCCACTGCGTGTTCGACGCCCTGGCCATGAACGACGTGGTGGTCAACCGCGGCGCCACCTCCGGCATGGTGGAGCTGCGCGTGGAGGTCGACGGGCATTTCGTGGCCAACCAGCGCGCCGACGGCCTGATCGTCGCCTCGCCCACCGGCTCCACCGCCTACGCCCTGTCGGCCGGCGGGCCGCTGCTGCACCCGGCCAACCCGGGCTGGGTGCTGGTGCCCATCGCGCCGCACACCCTGTCCAACCGCCCCATCGTGCTGGCCGACGCCGCGGAGATCGCCATCGAGCTGGTCTCGGGCCGCGGCGCCAGCGCCAATTTCGACATGCAGTCGCTGGCCTCGCTGATGCACGGCGACCGCATCACCGTGCGCCGGTCGCAGCACCAGGTGCGCTTCCTGCACCCGCGCGGCTGGACCTACTTCGACACGCTGCGCAAGAAGCTGCACTGGAACGAGGGGGGATCATGA
- a CDS encoding tyrosine-type recombinase/integrase, producing the protein MLYLNDVAWNIVQKQRDKHKEFAFVWRRERIKNLKLDPAMEYRRIETMNNTARQNARRAVGLQSVRIHDLRHTFGQRLRQAGVPKEDRTSLLGHAVEDMPEHYATATVEQPIKAANPCGRNARPNDPAAGGKRLGRKGHAESHARKMGLRPCET; encoded by the coding sequence ATGTTGTACCTGAACGACGTCGCATGGAACATTGTTCAGAAGCAACGCGATAAGCACAAAGAGTTCGCTTTTGTTTGGCGGCGTGAGCGGATAAAGAACCTCAAACTGGATCCAGCGATGGAATATCGCCGGATCGAAACGATGAACAACACAGCGCGGCAGAACGCTAGACGCGCTGTCGGGCTTCAGTCTGTTCGGATTCATGACCTGAGGCACACGTTCGGTCAACGACTTCGGCAGGCGGGGGTGCCCAAGGAAGACCGCACATCACTGCTTGGACACGCAGTTGAAGACATGCCGGAGCACTACGCGACAGCGACTGTCGAGCAACCGATAAAAGCCGCCAATCCGTGTGGGCGGAACGCTCGACCGAACGACCCTGCTGCGGGTGGTAAACGGCTAGGCAGAAAAGGTCACGCGGAGAGTCACGCAAGAAAAATGGGGTTACGCCCTTGCGAGACGTAA
- a CDS encoding helix-turn-helix domain-containing protein has translation MAKVPSKALQVLAANLERLIAEHKELNSQPKLAAAAKIDQKTVYRIVTKQNEPSTDKLEKLAKALGVQTWQLLVPGLKPGALPELAVKETSEV, from the coding sequence ATGGCAAAAGTGCCCAGCAAAGCCCTGCAGGTTCTCGCCGCGAACCTTGAGCGGTTGATTGCTGAGCACAAGGAGCTGAACAGCCAACCGAAGCTGGCGGCCGCAGCCAAGATCGACCAGAAGACGGTCTACCGCATCGTCACCAAGCAGAACGAGCCCAGCACGGACAAGCTGGAAAAGCTGGCCAAGGCTTTGGGGGTGCAGACCTGGCAGCTGCTCGTACCGGGGCTAAAGCCCGGGGCACTTCCCGAGTTGGCGGTCAAGGAGACGAGCGAGGTTTAG
- the mutY gene encoding A/G-specific adenine glycosylase — protein sequence MSLAGDFAGQVVRWQASHGRSHLPWQNTRDPYRVWLSEVMLQQTQVATVLGYYQRFLDRFPDVTALAAAPLDDVLALWSGLGYYSRARNLHRCAQVVAAGHGGRFPRTARELAELPGIGRSTAAAIAAFCFGERAAILDGNVKRVLTRVLAFGEDLAQQGGERRLWTQAEALLPQACEPMPAYTQGLMDLGATVCLARDPSCLICPVRGLCRAAAQGDPQRYPVRSRKLKRTAQTLWLLHARGADGRVWLERRPDAGIWAGLYCLPAFGSREALEAAVPPENRRLLEDGEPFVHVLTHKDLHLHPVTARLPQGSAPSAGEGSWFEAAQWPGLGLPAPIRKLLATAA from the coding sequence ATGAGCCTGGCTGGGGATTTCGCCGGCCAGGTGGTGCGCTGGCAGGCCAGCCACGGGCGCAGCCACCTGCCCTGGCAGAACACGCGCGACCCCTACCGCGTGTGGCTGTCCGAGGTCATGCTGCAGCAGACGCAGGTGGCCACCGTGCTGGGCTACTACCAGCGCTTCCTCGACCGCTTCCCCGACGTGACCGCGCTGGCCGCCGCGCCGCTGGACGATGTGCTGGCGTTGTGGAGCGGCCTGGGCTACTACAGCCGCGCGCGCAACCTGCACCGCTGCGCCCAGGTGGTGGCCGCGGGCCATGGCGGGCGGTTCCCGCGCACTGCCCGGGAGCTGGCCGAGCTGCCCGGCATCGGCCGTTCCACGGCGGCCGCCATCGCCGCCTTCTGCTTCGGCGAGCGTGCGGCCATCCTGGACGGCAACGTCAAGCGCGTGCTCACCCGGGTGCTGGCCTTCGGCGAGGACCTGGCGCAGCAGGGCGGCGAGCGCCGGCTGTGGACGCAGGCCGAGGCGCTGCTGCCGCAAGCCTGCGAACCCATGCCCGCCTACACCCAGGGCCTGATGGACCTGGGCGCCACCGTGTGCCTGGCCCGCGACCCGAGCTGCCTGATCTGCCCGGTGCGCGGGCTGTGCCGGGCTGCCGCCCAGGGCGATCCGCAGCGCTACCCGGTCAGGAGCCGCAAGCTCAAGCGCACGGCGCAGACCCTGTGGCTGCTGCACGCGCGCGGCGCCGACGGCCGGGTGTGGCTGGAGCGCCGGCCCGATGCCGGTATCTGGGCCGGCCTCTACTGCCTGCCGGCCTTCGGCTCGCGCGAGGCGCTGGAAGCCGCGGTGCCGCCCGAGAACAGAAGGCTGCTGGAGGACGGGGAACCCTTCGTCCATGTGCTGACGCACAAGGACCTGCACCTGCATCCCGTGACGGCCCGCCTGCCGCAGGGCAGCGCACCGAGCGCGGGGGAGGGCAGCTGGTTCGAAGCGGCGCAGTGGCCCGGCCTGGGACTGCCCGCGCCCATCCGCAAGCTGCTGGCGACCGCCGCCTAG